A DNA window from Bombus huntii isolate Logan2020A chromosome 10, iyBomHunt1.1, whole genome shotgun sequence contains the following coding sequences:
- the LOC126870262 gene encoding adrenodoxin-like protein 2, mitochondrial isoform X1 yields the protein MAQQEEYRPRNHFQKNKSACEGTLTCSTCHLIFSKEVYDALPDKPTDEELDMLDLAYELTDTLVHNNQSRLGCQIVMSKELDGIEVRVPSTINDARA from the exons ATGGC GCAACAAGAGGAATATCGACCACGCAACCACTTTCAGAAAAACAAGA gTGCTTGTGAAGGAACATTAACTTGTAGTACGTgccatttaatattttcgaaagaagtTTATGATGCACTTCCTGACAAACCAACAGATGAAGAATTAGACATGTTGGATTTAGCATATGAATTAACAGATACGTTAGTTCATAATAATCA gtCACGGCTAGGCTGTCAAATAGTAATGTCTAAGGAACTAGATGGAATTGAGGTAAGAGTTCCATCAACAATTAATGATGCAAGAGCATAA
- the LOC126870262 gene encoding adrenodoxin-like protein 2, mitochondrial isoform X2: MAQQEEYRPRNHFQKNKSACEGTLTCSTCHLIFSKEVYDALPDKPTDEELDMLDLAYELTDTSRLGCQIVMSKELDGIEVRVPSTINDARA, translated from the exons ATGGC GCAACAAGAGGAATATCGACCACGCAACCACTTTCAGAAAAACAAGA gTGCTTGTGAAGGAACATTAACTTGTAGTACGTgccatttaatattttcgaaagaagtTTATGATGCACTTCCTGACAAACCAACAGATGAAGAATTAGACATGTTGGATTTAGCATATGAATTAACAGATAC gtCACGGCTAGGCTGTCAAATAGTAATGTCTAAGGAACTAGATGGAATTGAGGTAAGAGTTCCATCAACAATTAATGATGCAAGAGCATAA